The genomic stretch CATGTCCGTCGCCTGTTCAACCGTTTAGGTTTTGGGAAGGCGCAAAAAGATGTGAGTAGGAAAAACAGGGAAGGGGTAGGGTGACTTGGTGCTAAACTCCACCAGCTGAACGCCTGAACAGACTATCATGTTCGTGAATGATATCTCTAAATTGGAAGTGAAATGTGTAACAGCATTGCAATGATAATAGAATTCCTAATAAGAAATGCAGAGTACCAAAAAAGTGAATCTGTCTCCAAAAAAGAGTATCCAACTTAGTTTGAAACCTTTAAATACACACCTGTTGGTGCTGTCAACGGAGATCGTGTAAGAGAAAATAAGTTTCATTCCACTGACACATGCACTATGAGTATAAGATTTTGTTCATTGTCTCAAATGTTCCTGGACTAAATCTACCTCAAATGTCTTAACTTATTGtaaaaaacgaacaaacaaactgtTAACCAAAAAGTTAACGTGGTTAGGGACGACTTTGAAGCCTGAAAAGTGTTAGGTCAAAACGCGTTTCTGATCTTCTTACCCGAACTTAGCAAAGTCTGTCCACAGCTTCATGATATACGTGCTGAGCCCCTTCTCAATTTCAGAATATTTGGGAGTGGAAGAGTCTACCAGTGGTGAAATTTTCGCGAAAGGTGCTCCAAATACAAAGCCAATGTCTTCCCCATGAAATGCACCTGTCAACTCGGGAAGTTCGGAAAAATCAGGTCGATGCTCAAACACGTAGAAATAAACAGACTTTTTAGCCTGGAGAAGAAAGAGAAGTGAGACAATTAATAGAGTCAGTTGGTGCCCCTTCGGTATTTTTTGACTGGTCAAAGTACAGATGTTTGTATGGACCAGTAGAGTGGGGGAAACCGGACCACGGTTAATGCGacatttgcacgatgacatcAGTTAACTGTAAGTTCCAGAATCCTTCCTTTTGTTGTTACTTCTACAAATTCGGCTTTTAAAACTTAGTTGGAGTAAAAGCTAAAACGAAATGAGTTCTGGTAGCTGAAGTCTGGCCTATTCTAACCTTAAGAAGTGGATCATTTCCCATCCCGGCCTTCAGTTCATTATCTTTTAGTTAAAACGTCTCACTTCCATTTAAGTTATCCGGCGAtaaatttcatttgttttctttcattatgGAGTCATGCAAAAGAGCATGTTTCGCTGTACTGAAAATATAGGATGTATATAGATGTTTGGACCTGGGGGAGAGTCCGGAATAGGTGTgggatttgaatttttttccatttttttggatAGGAGAATAgtttaaatttgataaaatatccCTTTATGGAGATAACAAAATTGCAGTTTGGTTCAAAATTTATGGTGAAAATACCCAGAGAGGGGAAAGGGGAAGTGTTCAAATGCCGCACCTATGCCcgaataccccccccccccaccccccatgtCCAAACATTGACAGTTTTTGGGCTTATGAGTCAACGTATtgattattatatggctactgAGAATACCTCAGCTAAAGCGATTGCCTCAAAAGTCATTGGTGCCACAGTCATAAAGTCACTTTCAATCATCCTGTCTCTCGCTTTTGTGTCAGAAAGATCTGCGTACTGGTACTTAACCAGCTCGTCCACAATTTTGTTGTCTATGTTTCCATATTTGAGGATTTTTGAAATGCTGCTTCTAGCATCTTCTGACCTATGAATGACATCTAGAGATGACTCGTGGGTTGTAAACCCAGTCATGATTTCAACATTTGGAAACAgttttttcaaaagagaatGAGGTGGTTTTCTCCCTTTCTTGTGATATTCATACAGCTCCTGAGTAGATTCTTCTAGAAAATCATTATCAATAACTGGGTTGCTGAGTTCCATCAGAGCTTTGGCGTGTTTGGAGGAGATCCAAGATTGCAACTGAATGATGTCCTTAGCACTTTTACCTCGAAGACAGTCGATGAGCTTGTCGTTAAAAGAGCAGTTTGCAGCAGCAGCTAGCTTTTGTACTGACTCGTTGGCTGCCTTTCTTGGTAGGTAGGGAGTTGACGTCGCACCGCTTTGCATGATGGCCCTTTGGAACAGATGTTTTGATTTAGGCGACATTAGATGCAAAGCGACACTCGTTGCCCCTGTACCTTGACCAAACACAGTCACTTTGTCGGGATCACCACCAAAGTAGGCAATATTGTCATGGACCCACGTTAGTGCTTGAATCTGTAGAGAAAATATACACTAAATGTCAGTTCCAGGGGGAAAAggctagttttgttttctcCAGAGTCTAACCCTTCTGGTAAGGTGGGATTGTTTGCTATtgtttgttgaaaaatatataagaaTAAAAATAGGAAGATAAACTTGGCCTTTCACTTAAATACACCATAGCCGGCCTTGTCTTGGACACCTTGTCTTGGACATGCTCCGTTGCATTGTTGGGAGGGACAAGGTGTTGTCTGTAGTGTTTCTAGCATATTATAGGCCATTTTTCACCCAAGCTTGTTACCTGATCAAACATTCCGTAATTTCCCGTTTTGTTTGTCCCAGGAACACTGCTTAAGAATCCCAGAATTCCTAGCCTGTAGTTGAATGTCACAACAATGACATTATTGTAGCCTGCTAAAACGTGAGCTGGATATTCAGTAGAGGAACCAATGGAAAAGCCACGGAATTTAGGGGGGGAACTGAAACTGGCCAAACCAGTGCCATGAATCCACACCATCACTGCCATCTTGCCTTCTGTGCTACTAGTTGCTGGCACAAACACATTCAAGAAAAGACAATCctcattttctgaaaaaaaaaaaaaaaaaaatccatatcAGTAAAATAAGACAACGGAAAATTCTGCTGTAAGGGAGTTACCGTCTCATTTTGAGAAGACCGTACATGTCTCACGTCTTTTCCTCagttgatgatgatggtgataatgattgtgatgatgatgatgattcaaaCAGGACGTGCGTCACAAACCTGCCTTGACCTCCCGGGGAGGTACCCCCTTTTAAGGCCTATACGAAGATATGCCACTGGACAGGGTGTGGTTTTtgacctctctgtcctaaacaagGTATACATCGTGTGAGTCTGTCAACAGGGTATTGCCCgcacgattgatttgatttgcaagATAAATCTCGTTTCTTCTCAAGTATACAAAAGCCTATAACGTAAATTTGTTctattgcaattgccaataaatggctttaaaacaagGCGGCgtgtatttttttgctttgtcctaaacatggcaaaaaaattgcgggtgttgtcctaaacagggtatttATTGTAGGAATTCTTTGTCAGGGTCAGGGTTTTTCAGCGGCTCAAGTACTCCCTCGCCTCTCCTCCCCGGGCTTGACCTAGCACAATACCTAACTCACCTCCCTACTTCTTTGAACATGTGCTTCAATTAGTCCATCCCTAATAATGTACCCAAGAATTTTCTACGTGAAATGAAAGGAACCAATATGACAGAGTGTGGAGTCAAGCTGTGAGGTATATCCTAAATATCTGAGCCCTAACTTGCAGATATTATTTCCGTGCGTAGCGTTCATCGAATTTATGGATTAAGCTTTGAATCTTTGAATTTGCCATGGTATGACATACAACCTTTTACCCACTTTTGTTGATGCCTCTAATTACTCTTTTTCCGCGCGATGTATACTTATGCGGAACAGCCTTCCCTCTACTGCTGTTATCGCTCCCTCGTTGCCCGTGTTTAAGTCCACAGCCAAAAACTTTCTGTTATCACCTACCGTGTAATCGTGCCATCCATTGCCATGATTAGCCTGCACTTTTGGTAATTAACCGATTAAAGATCAAAGACAAAGATCGTCCGCGAGAGCTTTCAAAAGCTGGCTGGACACACATCCGATAATATAATACTGTTATACGCCTCTTACCTTTTCCTATTTCCCTCTTTAAGGTAGGTATATCAAAGTGCGGTTGTAGACACGCCGATCCAAACTCCTTCGCTGCCCTTTTTCCTGGCCAAGGTTGAAAGGATTCTGGACGAGCAAACCTCAATTCATTGACCGGTGGTTTAGCATACGGGATACCGAGATATTCATACACTGATTTGCCATTTGGTAGCGTCTCAAGCTTGCCAACAATTGTACCTAATGTGGTGTTTACCTCGCGAGTACTGTCATTGGGCTGAAACTGAAAAAGGTTTATTTCGTGAAACAAAAGCATGAGAAAAATGGACAAAGACAGGGGTTGATTACTACTAACAGACAGATCATTTCATTGGACCTGGGAACTCGAGGTATTGATATAAATAAATTGATGAATGAAggataagtaaataaataaaaaaaacatcaaatgaatagaaataacgatttagaggcTGTAACACATCCACTTAcaggttcttcgtctacctgattcctggtcgaactGGAATTTGGAAACGTTTGTTTTTTGAGGAAAGGGGAACATCGGACTACCCGGAAAAAAAGCTCTTGGACTAAGGAGAGAACCGACATCAAACTTAACCCACAAATGGCCTTGGTGCGGGGATTTGAAGGAAGTTTTGGGTGACATCTTTCGTCCAGGCTTGGCCTCTGTTTTAGAGGGATTACGCGGTTTAAAAGGGTGGCCTGTTCTAGATATTTTGCTGCTGACACTCAGGCACGTTCGGAGGTAGTGACATCCATTTCTGTGGAACTTCATGATTTTATCGTGGTCGACTCAGAAGAGTCAGGAAAAACTGAAGCTATTTCTGACGAAAACGCGGTCCTTCAAAGCCTTCAAAGTAGGCCGGGATGTCGGTATTTAAACAACGGGcacttttgaaataaacttaCTCTTAAGACATTAAAAGGAAAcagctgatcgtactacgtgaaagttaactttgcaagacatcaacacgacacgaAAGAACCCAAAACTGAGCAGCTGTTTCACCATTATTGTGGCTcgaacggcttggaaactaaaatttcgaggacgtttttagactttttacatttagggcatgaatttttcgtcatttcaggccatggaacctaaaaatgagcctagctagctgtaaaaaggggcaatacggaggcaatacgtcctagacggcatgatcacatgctgtttacggaaaattccctcatccatgtcaggaaattctgtactttaaagcctcccctagggcatgactcagcaattgaggacatttctgttacgttttcaatgttggttagcatgcaaggatttttcccatgcctatcgtcaatgatttgctcactggtaatagagggggtggccccagagtggttttgcattgaaattggcatgcaacagaatttcgcatgccccgtaagcataatttgaggttctgtgaccttctcacccaggccgcgagaagcctaggttctaggaataagtaattcatacccagcaaaatctccggcatgccgggcatgccaaattttctgacatgcccggcatgctaaattctctggaatgccgggcgtgccataatctgggtcatgccgggcatgccaaaatcggtctctggcatgctctcaacgcacaggttataattccttgaatctacagatattttaagcgtggctaaaaaaaaaaaaaactaaacagatcacagtgctttaatatcttttgatgtacggttacacgatgacgtcattgctattcctttcattttcatagatttggttgtcccagcgaagtttaaataacaaaagctctaattttcacaagaaagtaaaaccctgagggattctgccgaagtaataaaacagcgtcatcaTGGTGATGACCTGTTAGGGGATGCTAAaaactcctcaccccttttaatgagtctttaataggattcccacttcacattgcgaataaaatggaattgactgaaataactaaaaagagagacagagactattttcattgtataataaaatgcatctatgttccatgaaagcttttaaaaatacaaggtaatagaatatctttcaaagttcattacaaactgagccaagccccaaaatcactgttcattattcagtaaattatgatgtttgacaatgcaatgtgcttgaatataacgttgcaattacaaatctctctaacgcaattttccctacgttagaaaaactgtttttatcttgtttcacattttgataaggagtctgagttcctctttcttgttttgtaggcttgccagaGATTAATGTTTTTAtgtcattaccagtgtctgtgttctttgtctttaactcaaagtaagtcagtaataactgacagtatcaaagaattgctctctagaaaagtaattatctcctagtcatgtctggaagttacctgtaacaaaaaagaaatggaatgttaacacatgcaagggcaatatgaaaaaaagaaataaaacatgtagagctcagcttctcttaacatattttcatactggcttgttgattctgttaaaggtcgcaagtaattgtctgaggctaatttcacaagagtgtgcaattgagataaatacatggtaaataaagtgaaagaaacgtggtttcacattagccaatttacattgcgctgttcgatgatgtttacacgcttttctactgcgaaataaacctttgcatttggatttgcaagtcaagattataccaagtttgactgacacttaattgaacaacagtttcatttttaagcaggcaaggtgtagacccatataaagccggaatatgtaaaggaaactcagcgaaaactttttcgcatctttttgtggcgatattctctcacggcccgtcaactgattaggggttgcgaagaaaaaataaattaggaccaaaggttaaagcctgtccggttacatcatttcgtatgttacctagagttctaataaataggtcataaaataggatttaacgagagcgaatttgtttctcaagcGGTGTATAAAAAGTGaggctatcaaatgagaagtttatagagtatcaaaattattaaattaaaagctcatataattaggaaaactcctatacgaaaacaatgctagtgacattaaattgatcagataaaattctcagaaaatatgtcgaataaaagcctcattgtttgcttttgttttcgcgtaaaggtaaatttttcggcccacaaagcaaagttgaaaaagcgactaaatcttagttttttacattgaacatgtttattagcttagttttcgtccgttttaaaagctttataacccaatcataattttcgggttaaaatagtacaaaatcatttcaaaaaccatgttcatttaaagtagagccggcaaacgtgaatattttgtaattcagaagtcggacccagccaggttgtttaagcttagaattatttgcattttagcgtcctataaatttaccagaatcgcctctcagaggcttactgtagcaaagcattttgtagtacactcgtagacaagcaatgtaagccttaagtctttgcttggatgagatgtccaaaagaaaaattagttttgtggacctaaacgtacattcacagactgcttatattgagttgtttacaactttgcattgacacgtgaagcatgttcatttttttaaagcgaaatccaaatctgattttggcatttgatttacggatattttattttgtctccaaaagtgattttaatatccgtttgattgtctttcaaacaacagtcaaactatgcagcaaaaataagtgaCTTTACCAGTACAGTGGAAAAACATGACcgtaggtgccaaaaataattatactcgagctataaaattagaccttaatttttttagctttggtttcttatttttgaagttttctctagtcttcttagccgcagaagaagattacaagacatacaaacagaaacaatccgaagtgaacgagTTGAGAACCACTTATGCCGGAGTTCTTAGGCAGCAAGATAAACCGAATGCCAAAAGGCTAAAtcacgggatttgttcgatattcaggctttttctttaccaaattaatactaaatttgtacttacagtctctcgcagaatccatttcttgtccagcattcaccaacatctcaaccatgcaccgcagaaaaaaaagacaaacaagtgcgaagagacatgacgacatcgtgacgccacaactgccacgctacaacaaactagattcctcgtcatccgaaaacacttctgcgaaattcggccgatttcgtgcgtgctcggggtatcttcggatgacgcagatgacgttgctcaaaggactatcgtcagcaaggagtaaaacagtttgcgagattcgcatagccgacaaggagcgcactgaaaaactaagcaaaatctctctgagaaggcagtccaatttcaccaaatcagaacgtctttgcagtattaacgtcgtactctcgcactgacttgaacgacctggtaagcttcattttcacc from Porites lutea chromosome 1, jaPorLute2.1, whole genome shotgun sequence encodes the following:
- the LOC140944037 gene encoding pyrethroid hydrolase Ces2e-like yields the protein MYWRVKGADGDIGYCNKERKCFKTESQLLEDKRIQVVSISSSNLSIKRTLPQKTTGHTMTITCEVHTTDNKIHLSEVRIVYSLECPQAISSPKFQPNDSTREVNTTLGTIVGKLETLPNGKSVYEYLGIPYAKPPVNELRFARPESFQPWPGKRAAKEFGSACLQPHFDIPTLKREIGKENEDCLFLNVFVPATSSTEGKMAVMVWIHGTGLASFSSPPKFRGFSIGSSTEYPAHVLAGYNNVIVVTFNYRLGILGFLSSVPGTNKTGNYGMFDQIQALTWVHDNIAYFGGDPDKVTVFGQGTGATSVALHLMSPKSKHLFQRAIMQSGATSTPYLPRKAANESVQKLAAAANCSFNDKLIDCLRGKSAKDIIQLQSWISSKHAKALMELSNPVIDNDFLEESTQELYEYHKKGRKPPHSLLKKLFPNVEIMTGFTTHESSLDVIHRSEDARSSISKILKYGNIDNKIVDELVKYQYADLSDTKARDRMIESDFMTVAPMTFEAIALAEAKKSVYFYVFEHRPDFSELPELTGAFHGEDIGFVFGAPFAKISPLVDSSTPKYSEIEKGLSTYIMKLWTDFAKFGDPTGRDSPVKWPKFTKENQSYLALDVKPEENNKYRAKEVAFWNNFIPRIMRKSKKHCSAF